The following coding sequences are from one Streptomyces sp. NBC_01232 window:
- a CDS encoding phytoene/squalene synthase family protein, translated as MPSWRTTLTAAGISGRPLRDDYTHAARRVLRREPAPYLALRLLAAPPLVPFLAAGLAFMNLVDDVAETGTPQQRAAGLAALSERVDAALKSGDSPDPLLRAYAHAVDSRGLPAHWVTRFLTGAATAEAGFDGFAAEEDFQTYLDDYAWPGVIVFTGLQYRGGPDPEQAAGWRRFVDAAQRVDFLADLCGDLAEGRLCIPRARLAEHSVTRADLERARDTPAVRELLAAECLRARTALEAAGGILDLAEPGLRRVIATMTELMAHQLTAVERAGITALRRDTGYGPAAPVRILARAARRRPA; from the coding sequence ATGCCCAGTTGGCGCACCACCCTCACGGCGGCCGGGATATCCGGCCGCCCGCTGCGGGACGACTACACGCACGCCGCCCGCCGGGTACTGCGCCGCGAGCCCGCCCCCTACCTGGCGCTGCGGCTGCTCGCCGCGCCACCGCTGGTGCCCTTCCTCGCTGCCGGTCTCGCCTTCATGAACCTGGTCGACGACGTCGCCGAGACCGGAACCCCGCAGCAACGCGCAGCAGGTCTCGCGGCGTTGTCCGAGCGGGTCGACGCGGCACTGAAGTCCGGGGACAGTCCCGACCCCCTCCTGCGGGCCTACGCGCACGCGGTGGACTCCCGCGGTCTTCCGGCGCACTGGGTCACCCGCTTCCTCACGGGCGCCGCCACCGCGGAGGCCGGCTTCGACGGCTTCGCCGCGGAGGAGGACTTCCAGACCTACCTCGACGACTACGCGTGGCCCGGTGTGATCGTCTTCACCGGACTCCAGTACCGGGGCGGCCCCGACCCCGAACAGGCCGCGGGCTGGCGGCGGTTCGTCGACGCCGCCCAGCGCGTGGACTTTCTCGCCGACCTCTGCGGGGACCTCGCGGAGGGCCGGCTCTGCATCCCGCGCGCCCGCCTCGCGGAGCACTCGGTGACCCGCGCCGACCTGGAACGGGCCCGTGACACCCCGGCCGTACGGGAGCTCCTCGCCGCCGAGTGCCTGCGTGCCCGTACGGCACTGGAAGCCGCGGGCGGCATCCTCGACCTCGCCGAACCAGGGCTGCGGCGCGTGATCGCGACCATGACGGAGCTGATGGCGCACCAGCTGACCGCGGTGGAGCGCGCGGGGATCACCGCCCTGCGCCGGGACACCGGCTACGGCCCGGCGGCGCCCGTGCGGATCCTCGCCCGCGCCGCCCGCCGCCGCCCCGCCTGA
- a CDS encoding transglycosylase SLT domain-containing protein — protein sequence MPAKGKHRRPKHYRITRKLALAGTGGAALTLPLISATTAGAVETAAAPTTYSVVAGDTLSEIAAKHSLSGGWKQLYAANRTVVGNDPSIIRPGIKLKLGVQAETERASRSAARTALKPAAKPATAYANNLDGWIRESLDVMAKHGIPGSYNGIHRNVMRESSGNPLAINNWDINARNGIPSKGLLQVIDPTFRAYHVPGTSLDSYDPVANITAACNYAAKRYGSIDNVNGPY from the coding sequence ATGCCTGCAAAGGGTAAGCACCGTCGGCCGAAGCACTACCGGATCACCCGCAAGCTGGCGCTCGCCGGCACCGGTGGCGCGGCCCTCACTCTCCCGCTGATCAGCGCCACCACCGCCGGGGCGGTGGAGACAGCCGCCGCCCCCACGACGTATTCCGTGGTCGCGGGCGACACCCTTTCGGAGATCGCGGCAAAGCATTCCCTGAGCGGCGGCTGGAAGCAGCTCTACGCGGCGAACCGGACCGTCGTCGGTAATGATCCGTCGATCATCCGGCCCGGCATCAAACTGAAGCTCGGCGTCCAGGCGGAGACCGAGCGTGCGAGCAGGTCCGCCGCCCGGACCGCCCTCAAGCCCGCGGCCAAGCCCGCCACGGCCTACGCGAACAATCTCGACGGGTGGATCCGCGAGTCCCTCGACGTGATGGCGAAGCACGGAATTCCCGGCTCCTACAACGGAATTCACCGCAATGTGATGCGCGAGTCCTCGGGCAATCCGCTGGCGATCAACAACTGGGACATCAACGCCCGGAACGGGATCCCGTCCAAGGGTCTGCTCCAGGTCATCGACCCGACCTTCCGCGCCTACCACGTGCCCGGAACCTCGCTGGACTCCTACGACCCGGTCGCCAACATCACCGCCGCCTGCAACTACGCGGCCAAGCGCTACGGTTCGATCGACAACGTGAACGGACCCTACTAG
- a CDS encoding LysR family transcriptional regulator: MLDVRRLRLLRELARRGTIAAVAEALAFSPSAVSQQLGVLEREAGLPLLERTGRRVRLTPAGQNLVRHAEAVLERLEQADADLAEARGGLAGALRIGAFPTATRAIVPAALITLARRHPGLEPMVSETDPAAVAHALRAGDLDVALVHAYDFVPAEPEPGLATEPLYGEMMYLAAPADGAPGDQGDPGRSGAPGEPDQGSVLRAHARDPWITATPGTLCHTMTVRACQAAGFSPRVRHQVDEFTTVLALVAAGQGVAVVPQLGVTGPADPAVRLTRLLMQRRTNLAFRSGSGTHPAVAAFGAALRAAVPPDLAGSRAET, from the coding sequence ATGCTCGATGTACGACGCCTACGCCTCCTGCGTGAGCTCGCCCGCCGCGGAACCATCGCCGCCGTCGCCGAGGCCCTCGCCTTCAGTCCTTCCGCCGTCTCCCAGCAGCTCGGCGTCCTCGAACGGGAGGCCGGCCTGCCCCTGTTGGAGCGCACCGGCCGCCGGGTCCGGCTCACCCCGGCCGGCCAGAACCTGGTCCGGCACGCCGAGGCCGTCCTCGAGCGGCTGGAGCAGGCCGACGCCGACCTCGCCGAGGCACGCGGCGGCCTCGCCGGAGCCCTGCGGATCGGCGCCTTCCCCACCGCCACCCGGGCCATCGTCCCGGCCGCGCTGATCACCCTCGCCCGGCGCCACCCGGGCCTGGAGCCGATGGTCTCGGAGACCGACCCGGCCGCCGTGGCGCACGCCCTGCGGGCCGGGGACCTGGACGTGGCCCTGGTGCACGCGTACGACTTCGTACCGGCCGAGCCCGAGCCGGGACTGGCCACCGAACCGCTCTACGGCGAGATGATGTACCTGGCCGCTCCCGCCGACGGCGCACCGGGCGACCAGGGCGACCCCGGCCGCTCCGGCGCGCCCGGGGAACCCGACCAGGGGAGCGTCCTGCGTGCGCACGCCCGGGACCCCTGGATCACCGCCACCCCCGGCACCCTCTGCCACACGATGACCGTACGGGCCTGCCAGGCAGCCGGCTTCAGCCCGCGGGTCCGTCACCAGGTCGACGAGTTCACCACCGTGCTCGCCCTCGTCGCGGCGGGCCAGGGTGTGGCCGTCGTACCCCAGCTCGGGGTCACGGGCCCGGCCGATCCGGCCGTACGCCTCACCCGCCTGCTGATGCAGCGCCGGACCAACCTCGCCTTCCGCAGCGGATCCGGCACCCACCCGGCCGTCGCGGCCTTCGGCGCCGCGCTCCGGGCCGCAGTACCGCCGGATCTGGCCGGGTCGCGCGCCGAAACGTGA
- the rraA gene encoding ribonuclease E activity regulator RraA, whose product MSVTPVPTADLYDEYGESLAICATGFRQFGGRRLFAGPVRTVRCHEDNALLRTLLHTPGEGAVLVVDGGGSPRTALVGDLIAGAAEANGWAGLIINGSVRDSVALGGLDLGIKALGTVPRKSGKTGEGAVDEPVTIGDITFRAGDTVHADDDGVVVLPR is encoded by the coding sequence ATGAGTGTCACCCCCGTTCCCACAGCCGACCTGTACGACGAGTACGGCGAGTCCCTCGCCATCTGCGCCACCGGCTTCCGCCAGTTCGGCGGCCGCCGGCTGTTCGCCGGACCCGTACGGACCGTCCGCTGCCACGAGGACAACGCACTGCTGCGCACGCTCCTCCACACGCCGGGCGAGGGCGCGGTGCTCGTCGTGGACGGCGGCGGCTCACCGCGCACCGCCCTGGTCGGCGACCTCATCGCGGGCGCGGCCGAGGCCAACGGCTGGGCCGGCCTGATCATCAACGGCTCGGTCCGCGACAGCGTCGCCCTCGGCGGACTCGACCTCGGCATCAAGGCGCTCGGAACGGTCCCCCGCAAGAGCGGCAAGACCGGCGAGGGCGCGGTCGACGAGCCCGTCACCATCGGCGACATCACCTTCCGCGCCGGGGACACCGTCCACGCGGACGACGACGGCGTGGTCGTCCTGCCCCGCTGA
- a CDS encoding serine/threonine-protein kinase, translating to MDTSEAGRQLIDGRFELVAPLGSGGMGTVWRARDIALHREVALKEVRPPDPATAAAQPGLADQLRERAVREARALARLAHPHVVTIHHIVEPPDGADGHPWIVMELVQGGSLHDRLASGPMPPADVLRLGLDVLSALRAAHDEGVLHRDVKPANVLLRPNGSAVLTDFGIAALHGSTGLTSTGVLIGSPEYIAPERVRGEEGLAASDLWSLGMLLYVAAEGVHPLRRATSLATVVAVLDEPIPAPVRSGPLAPVLERLLVRDPAARPDGAQLEQLLRDASAALGSGYGAGVPPVAAAPVSAAPVAPVAAPAVPGQFGPYGGPYGSPTPPPFGPGASPYAATTTPVPLRPPAPRRRPALIGAALTAVLAVAVVGIIQWLPDGNSGDDDAKDARATRPAVATQAVPPASTPAPKASASKAGTARGSMLTPQNIRTALEALKVKTGTTTFVDLKVYDGYVLASIPTAAGAETVDAWQYRDGEAKRTGPDGTVEEGEPLIDMATVNWDALPGLLEQSKKELGVEKPTSTYVIVEPWMMDQVPCMRPYLSDEYGRGGYVLAGIDGKVKKVVSS from the coding sequence ATGGACACGAGTGAGGCCGGCAGACAGCTGATCGACGGCCGTTTCGAGCTGGTCGCACCCCTGGGAAGCGGCGGCATGGGTACGGTGTGGCGCGCCCGCGACATCGCCCTGCACCGCGAGGTCGCACTGAAGGAGGTGCGCCCGCCGGACCCGGCCACGGCCGCCGCGCAGCCCGGTCTCGCCGACCAGCTGCGCGAACGGGCCGTCCGCGAGGCCCGTGCCCTCGCCCGCCTCGCCCACCCCCACGTGGTGACCATCCACCACATCGTGGAACCGCCGGACGGCGCCGACGGCCACCCGTGGATCGTCATGGAGCTGGTCCAGGGCGGCTCCCTGCACGACCGGCTGGCGTCCGGGCCGATGCCGCCCGCCGACGTGCTGCGGCTCGGCCTCGACGTGCTCTCCGCGCTGCGCGCCGCTCACGACGAAGGCGTGCTCCACCGCGACGTGAAGCCGGCCAATGTGCTGCTGCGCCCCAACGGGTCGGCCGTGCTCACCGACTTCGGCATCGCGGCCCTGCACGGTTCGACCGGGCTCACCTCGACCGGGGTGCTGATCGGCTCGCCCGAGTACATCGCGCCCGAACGCGTCCGCGGCGAGGAGGGGCTGGCCGCCTCCGACCTGTGGTCGCTCGGCATGCTGCTCTACGTGGCCGCCGAGGGCGTGCACCCGCTGCGCCGGGCCACCAGCCTGGCCACGGTCGTCGCCGTGCTCGACGAGCCGATCCCGGCGCCCGTGCGCTCCGGGCCGCTGGCGCCCGTACTGGAACGCCTGCTCGTACGGGACCCGGCGGCGCGGCCCGACGGGGCGCAACTGGAACAACTGCTCCGGGACGCGAGCGCTGCTCTCGGTTCCGGCTACGGGGCGGGCGTCCCGCCGGTCGCGGCCGCACCCGTATCGGCCGCACCGGTCGCACCGGTCGCCGCGCCGGCGGTCCCGGGCCAGTTCGGCCCGTACGGCGGCCCCTACGGCTCACCCACCCCGCCGCCGTTCGGCCCGGGAGCTTCCCCCTACGCGGCCACCACCACGCCCGTCCCGCTCAGGCCCCCGGCCCCGCGCCGGCGCCCGGCCCTGATCGGGGCCGCGCTCACGGCGGTCCTGGCGGTCGCGGTCGTCGGGATCATCCAGTGGCTTCCCGACGGGAACTCGGGCGACGACGACGCGAAGGACGCCCGCGCCACCCGGCCCGCCGTCGCCACCCAGGCCGTACCCCCGGCCTCGACCCCCGCGCCGAAGGCGAGTGCCTCCAAGGCCGGCACGGCCCGGGGCAGCATGCTCACCCCGCAGAACATCCGTACCGCCCTCGAGGCGCTCAAGGTGAAGACGGGCACCACGACCTTCGTGGACCTCAAGGTCTACGACGGCTACGTCCTCGCCTCGATCCCCACCGCCGCCGGTGCCGAGACCGTCGACGCCTGGCAGTACCGCGACGGCGAGGCCAAGCGCACTGGCCCGGACGGCACGGTCGAGGAGGGCGAGCCCCTCATCGACATGGCGACCGTCAACTGGGACGCGCTGCCCGGCCTGCTGGAGCAGTCCAAGAAGGAACTGGGCGTCGAGAAGCCGACCTCGACCTACGTGATCGTCGAGCCCTGGATGATGGACCAGGTGCCCTGCATGCGTCCCTACCTCAGCGACGAGTACGGCCGCGGCGGCTATGTGCTCGCCGGCATCGACGGCAAGGTCAAGAAGGTCGTCTCCTCCTGA
- a CDS encoding peptide-N4-asparagine amidase produces MRRRHRITGLLGAIALTAATLATAGPAYAGTPAADPPPAEFGTDWHDPLTAAPPVARPATRSCQVTLAEAQFRDFTPYRGGYTPPVGCGTARWAKVVLRLDGKVKGRQYDRLGHLSLGGVEVLRTSTPQPSPDGITWSVEKDVTRYRDTLARPQPVEMLIGNVVDDTYTGVIDVKVALTFYAADARTPAPDTPDRVLPLTSPTVTTPRNTERLLAEVYATGSGGGCEEYWYMTTPEAAPYSCKAADGPHREVRVLVDGQLAGIAAPFPTVWTGGWSNPFLWYVTPGPRAFDVQPVRYDLTPYAALLNDGRPHRIEVSVAGVPAGQSGWSTPTNLLLWQDETRKVVTGALTRHEESEPAGHSRWTPAAPGARHRLDTEGGHGLTVAGYLNTSHGRVATTVSRTVRGTSVHHWTDGENQDALNATWTDEESVTHGPATTRTARTYTMDGETTLGAGDRLRTVLSLGDRADTVTLRGGRAVDSSRLDDRYTGDATYTANVPRDQRHAVATTSARYRLYGSAAPGGCYDRTVETAQGTLTVDRRHC; encoded by the coding sequence ATGAGACGACGACACCGCATCACCGGCCTGCTCGGCGCGATCGCGCTGACCGCCGCCACTCTGGCCACCGCGGGACCCGCGTACGCCGGGACCCCGGCGGCGGACCCGCCGCCCGCCGAGTTCGGCACCGACTGGCACGACCCCCTCACCGCGGCCCCGCCCGTCGCCCGCCCCGCGACCCGCTCCTGCCAGGTCACCCTCGCGGAGGCGCAGTTCCGCGACTTCACCCCGTACCGCGGCGGCTACACGCCGCCCGTCGGCTGCGGCACGGCCCGCTGGGCCAAGGTGGTCCTCCGCCTCGACGGCAAGGTCAAGGGCCGCCAGTACGACCGCCTCGGCCATCTCTCCCTCGGCGGGGTGGAGGTCCTGCGCACCTCCACCCCGCAGCCCTCGCCCGACGGCATCACCTGGTCCGTCGAGAAGGACGTCACCCGCTACCGCGACACCCTCGCCCGTCCGCAGCCCGTCGAGATGCTCATCGGCAACGTCGTCGACGACACCTACACCGGTGTCATCGACGTCAAGGTGGCCCTGACCTTCTACGCCGCCGACGCCCGCACCCCGGCCCCCGACACCCCCGACCGCGTCCTGCCCCTCACCTCCCCGACGGTCACCACCCCGCGCAACACCGAGCGGCTCCTCGCCGAGGTGTACGCCACCGGCTCGGGCGGTGGCTGCGAGGAGTACTGGTACATGACCACCCCGGAGGCGGCCCCGTACTCCTGCAAGGCCGCCGACGGCCCGCACCGCGAGGTCCGCGTCCTCGTCGACGGACAGCTCGCCGGCATCGCCGCGCCCTTCCCGACCGTCTGGACCGGCGGCTGGTCCAACCCGTTCCTCTGGTACGTCACCCCCGGCCCGCGCGCCTTCGACGTCCAGCCCGTCCGCTACGACCTCACCCCCTACGCGGCCCTCCTCAACGACGGCCGGCCGCACCGGATCGAGGTGTCCGTAGCCGGGGTGCCGGCCGGACAGAGCGGCTGGAGCACTCCCACCAACCTGCTGCTCTGGCAGGACGAGACGCGCAAGGTCGTCACCGGCGCCCTGACCCGGCACGAGGAGAGCGAGCCGGCCGGCCACTCCCGGTGGACCCCCGCGGCGCCCGGCGCCCGGCACCGCCTGGACACCGAGGGCGGACACGGACTGACCGTCGCCGGGTACCTGAACACCTCCCACGGCCGGGTGGCCACCACCGTCTCCCGCACCGTGCGCGGCACCTCGGTCCACCACTGGACCGACGGCGAGAACCAGGACGCGCTCAACGCCACCTGGACCGACGAAGAGAGCGTGACGCACGGGCCGGCCACCACCCGCACGGCCCGCACCTACACGATGGACGGCGAGACCACCCTCGGCGCCGGCGACCGGCTGCGCACCGTCCTGTCGCTCGGCGACCGCGCGGACACCGTCACCCTGCGCGGCGGCAGGGCCGTCGACAGCTCGCGGCTCGACGACCGGTACACCGGTGATGCCACCTACACCGCGAACGTCCCGCGCGACCAGCGGCACGCGGTCGCCACGACCTCCGCCCGCTACCGGCTGTACGGGTCGGCAGCACCGGGCGGCTGTTACGACCGCACCGTGGAGACCGCCCAGGGCACGCTCACGGTGGACCGCCGACACTGCTGA
- a CDS encoding GlsB/YeaQ/YmgE family stress response membrane protein: MGIVSWIILGLLAGGIAKVLLPGRDPGGLIGTTLIGVAGAFIGGWLSAKVLDKPIQTEFFDLATWGSAIAGSLVLLIGYRILFGNSRD, encoded by the coding sequence ATGGGGATCGTCAGCTGGATCATCCTGGGACTGCTGGCCGGGGGAATCGCCAAGGTCCTGCTGCCCGGCCGGGATCCCGGTGGCCTGATCGGGACCACCCTCATCGGCGTCGCCGGAGCCTTCATCGGCGGCTGGCTCTCGGCGAAGGTGCTGGACAAGCCGATCCAGACCGAGTTCTTCGACCTGGCGACCTGGGGCTCCGCCATCGCGGGCTCGCTGGTCCTGCTGATCGGCTACCGCATCCTGTTCGGCAACTCCCGGGACTGA
- a CDS encoding S-(hydroxymethyl)mycothiol dehydrogenase produces the protein MTHRVRGVIARSKGAPVETTTILVPDPGPGEALVRVQACGVCHTDLHYREGGINDEFPFLLGHEAAGVVESVGPDVTSVAPGDFVVLNWRAVCGTCRACRRGRPWYCFATHNATQPMTLEDGTPLSPALGIGAFAEKTLVAAGQCTKVDPAAAPAAAGLLGCGVMAGLGAALNTGNVGRGDSVAVIGCGGVGNAAVAGARLAGASRIIAVDLDDRKLEWARGLGATHTVNGRTDDVVKAIQGLTGGNGADVVIDAVGRPETYRQAFYARDLAGTVVLVGVPTPEMKLELPLIDVFGRGGSLKSSWYGDCLPERDFPLLIDLYLQGRLDLDAFVSETIALDGVEDAFARMERGEVLRSVVEF, from the coding sequence GTGACGCATCGCGTACGAGGGGTCATCGCCCGGAGCAAGGGCGCACCGGTGGAGACGACGACGATCCTCGTGCCCGACCCGGGACCCGGCGAGGCGCTCGTGCGGGTGCAGGCCTGCGGGGTCTGCCACACCGACCTGCACTACCGCGAGGGCGGCATCAACGACGAATTCCCCTTCCTGCTCGGCCACGAGGCCGCCGGAGTGGTCGAATCGGTCGGCCCGGACGTCACCTCCGTGGCGCCCGGCGACTTCGTCGTCCTCAACTGGCGTGCGGTGTGCGGCACCTGTCGCGCCTGCAGGCGCGGACGCCCCTGGTACTGCTTCGCCACGCACAACGCCACCCAGCCCATGACCCTGGAGGACGGCACCCCGCTCTCCCCGGCCCTGGGCATCGGTGCCTTCGCCGAGAAGACCCTGGTCGCGGCCGGCCAGTGCACCAAGGTGGACCCGGCGGCCGCCCCGGCCGCCGCCGGACTCCTCGGCTGCGGGGTGATGGCCGGCCTCGGCGCGGCCCTGAACACCGGCAACGTCGGGCGGGGCGACTCCGTCGCCGTCATCGGCTGCGGGGGAGTGGGCAACGCGGCCGTGGCCGGAGCGCGCCTCGCGGGCGCCTCGCGGATCATCGCGGTGGACCTGGACGACCGGAAGCTGGAGTGGGCCCGGGGCCTGGGCGCCACGCACACCGTCAACGGGCGCACGGACGACGTGGTCAAGGCCATCCAGGGCCTGACCGGCGGCAACGGCGCCGACGTGGTCATCGACGCCGTGGGCCGCCCCGAGACCTACCGCCAGGCCTTCTACGCACGCGACCTCGCCGGGACGGTGGTCCTGGTGGGCGTGCCGACCCCGGAGATGAAGCTCGAACTCCCGCTCATCGACGTCTTCGGCCGCGGCGGGTCCCTGAAGTCCTCCTGGTACGGGGACTGCCTGCCCGAGCGCGACTTCCCGCTGCTCATCGACCTCTACCTGCAGGGCCGCCTCGACCTGGACGCCTTCGTCTCCGAGACCATCGCGCTCGACGGCGTCGAGGACGCCTTCGCCCGGATGGAACGCGGCGAGGTCCTCCGCTCGGTCGTCGAGTTCTGA
- a CDS encoding dihydrodipicolinate synthase family protein, translated as MAQDIAEVLPLHGIHVPLVTPFTSTGEVAAEALEALAHEMLDAGATGIVALGTTAEAAGLDEAERDLVTEVCARVCGERGAPLTVGAGSGGTRAAEASLAGLPRWPQVRAALVTVPPFVRPATAGVLAHFARLAAVSPVPLIIYHIPYRTGQPLDAAALRALGSLPGVAGMKYAGGGIGEDTVALLGDLPAGFEVLAGDDVYLSPLLALGAAGGILASAHLATGRFAELAAAWRAGDAERARPLGHALARMSAAAFAEPNPTVLKGVLHAQGRIPTPDVRLPLLPASEGSVKAVTAALDALA; from the coding sequence ATGGCACAGGACATCGCAGAAGTTCTCCCGTTGCACGGGATCCACGTACCGCTCGTCACCCCCTTCACCAGCACCGGGGAGGTCGCGGCCGAGGCGCTGGAGGCACTCGCCCACGAGATGCTCGACGCGGGCGCCACCGGGATCGTCGCGCTCGGGACCACCGCGGAGGCGGCCGGTCTCGACGAGGCCGAGCGCGACCTCGTCACCGAGGTGTGCGCCCGGGTCTGCGGGGAGCGGGGCGCGCCGCTGACCGTCGGCGCGGGCTCGGGCGGGACCCGGGCCGCCGAGGCCTCGCTGGCCGGGCTGCCCCGGTGGCCGCAGGTGCGGGCGGCGCTGGTGACGGTGCCGCCGTTCGTGCGGCCGGCGACCGCGGGGGTGCTGGCGCACTTCGCGCGGCTGGCCGCGGTGAGCCCCGTACCGTTGATCATTTATCACATCCCTTACCGCACCGGGCAGCCGCTGGACGCGGCCGCACTGCGGGCGCTCGGATCGCTGCCGGGGGTGGCCGGGATGAAGTACGCGGGCGGCGGCATCGGCGAGGACACGGTGGCACTGCTCGGTGATCTGCCGGCCGGGTTCGAGGTGCTGGCCGGCGACGACGTCTACCTGTCCCCGCTGCTGGCCCTCGGCGCCGCGGGCGGGATCCTGGCCTCGGCCCATCTGGCGACCGGCCGCTTCGCGGAGCTCGCCGCGGCCTGGCGCGCGGGCGACGCGGAGCGGGCGCGGCCTCTGGGGCACGCCCTGGCCCGGATGTCCGCGGCGGCCTTCGCCGAGCCGAATCCGACGGTGCTCAAGGGCGTCCTGCACGCTCAGGGGCGGATCCCGACCCCGGACGTCCGGCTGCCCCTGCTGCCGGCCTCGGAGGGGTCGGTGAAGGCGGTGACGGCCGCCCTGGACGCCCTGGCGTGA
- a CDS encoding phosphatase PAP2 family protein yields the protein MSSYPTPAGPAAGPRAARRRLVRELLLVVGLFTVYKAGRLLSTDRADEALRNAARIWDAERALHLPGEGAVQRLLLHGDALVTTANTYYAGVHFPATALFLIWLYVRRPAHYLWARRVLAGLTGAALVLHLAFPLAPPRLLGAARLIDTAQVYGPSVYRAAPAEDTLANQFAAMPSLHFGWALMLALGMIAATSSRWRPLWLLHPLLTLLVIVGTANHYWLDAVVAAALLGAALLFVPRPRAGDDPGRGSGPDPETGSETGSGTPVRGLPRPRSTVVAVGAGR from the coding sequence ATGAGCTCCTACCCCACCCCTGCAGGGCCGGCAGCCGGACCGAGAGCCGCGCGCCGCCGCCTCGTACGCGAGCTGCTGCTCGTCGTGGGCTTGTTCACCGTCTACAAAGCCGGCCGGCTCCTCTCGACCGACCGCGCCGACGAGGCCCTGCGCAACGCGGCACGAATATGGGACGCCGAGCGCGCCCTGCACCTGCCCGGCGAAGGCGCGGTCCAGCGGCTGCTGCTGCACGGGGACGCCCTCGTCACCACCGCCAACACCTACTACGCGGGTGTCCACTTCCCCGCGACCGCGCTCTTCCTGATCTGGCTCTACGTCCGCCGCCCCGCCCACTACCTGTGGGCGCGCCGCGTCCTCGCCGGGCTCACCGGCGCCGCCCTCGTCCTGCACCTGGCCTTCCCGCTCGCGCCCCCGCGACTGCTCGGCGCCGCGCGGCTCATCGACACGGCGCAGGTCTACGGGCCCAGCGTCTACCGGGCCGCGCCGGCCGAGGACACCCTGGCGAACCAGTTCGCCGCCATGCCCTCACTGCACTTCGGCTGGGCGCTGATGCTCGCGCTCGGCATGATCGCCGCCACCTCCTCGCGCTGGCGCCCGCTGTGGCTGCTGCACCCGCTGCTGACCCTGCTCGTGATAGTCGGCACGGCCAACCACTACTGGCTCGACGCCGTCGTCGCCGCCGCCCTCCTCGGGGCGGCCCTGCTGTTCGTCCCGCGGCCGCGCGCGGGTGACGACCCGGGCAGGGGCTCCGGTCCGGACCCGGAAACGGGCTCGGAGACCGGCTCCGGCACCCCCGTACGAGGCCTGCCGCGCCCGCGGAGCACGGTCGTGGCCGTAGGGGCCGGGCGATGA